A portion of the Pseudomonas sp. GR 6-02 genome contains these proteins:
- a CDS encoding Cof-type HAD-IIB family hydrolase, translated as MMDVTQQPIRFLLSDMDGTLLLPDHSLSQRTIDAVRALRDAGVLFSLATGRPPKAMLQQIEALGVDLPTAAFNGGTIVNPDGSLLVAHYLPATAALTALALFADQPDIEVWVFSGGDWLLKDPYGPMVPREQHGLGYPPVVVESFEPCLARIDKIVAASNNTELLIELEARLLPMVEGQAQVSRSQPVYLDVTAVQANKGAALATLAEFLGVSLEQTAAMGDGGNDPAMFHRAGLSIAMGQAEEAVKRQANVVTGANTEDGAAQAIERYILPR; from the coding sequence ATGATGGACGTCACGCAACAACCCATCCGTTTTCTGCTCAGTGACATGGACGGCACCTTGTTGCTGCCCGATCACAGCCTCAGCCAGCGCACCATCGATGCCGTTCGCGCCTTGCGTGACGCCGGCGTGCTGTTCAGCCTGGCCACCGGGCGTCCACCTAAAGCCATGTTGCAGCAGATCGAAGCCCTGGGCGTTGATCTGCCGACGGCGGCGTTCAATGGCGGCACGATCGTCAACCCGGATGGCAGTTTGCTGGTGGCGCATTATTTGCCGGCAACCGCAGCGCTGACGGCGCTGGCACTGTTTGCCGATCAGCCGGACATTGAAGTCTGGGTGTTCAGCGGTGGTGACTGGCTGTTGAAGGATCCGTACGGCCCGATGGTCCCGCGAGAGCAACATGGCCTGGGTTATCCGCCGGTGGTGGTCGAGAGTTTCGAGCCTTGCCTGGCACGCATCGACAAGATCGTCGCTGCCAGTAACAACACCGAACTGTTGATCGAGCTGGAAGCGCGGTTGCTGCCCATGGTCGAAGGGCAGGCGCAGGTGTCGCGTTCACAACCGGTCTATCTGGATGTGACGGCGGTGCAGGCCAACAAGGGCGCGGCACTGGCGACGCTGGCCGAGTTTCTCGGGGTGTCGCTGGAACAGACTGCCGCCATGGGCGACGGCGGCAATGACCCGGCGATGTTTCATCGTGCCGGGCTGTCGATTGCGATGGGGCAGGCGGAAGAGGCGGTGAAGCGTCAGGCGAACGTGGTGACCGGGGCCAATACCGAAGACGGCGCGGCCCAGGCGATCGAGCGATACATCCTCCCTCGATAA
- the nhaB gene encoding sodium/proton antiporter NhaB, with protein sequence MSGSMAQAFAHNFLGHSPRWYKASIIGFLILNALVLWTIGPVAAGWLLVLEFIFTLAMALKCYPLMPGGLLLIEALLLKMTTPQALYDELVHNFPVILLLMFMVAGIYFMKDLLLFLFSRLLLGVRSKALLALMFCFLSAFLSAFLDALTVTAVIISAAVGFYSVYHRVASGNDPRQDSEFGDDRQLPTLHHADLEQFRAFLRSLLMHGAVGTALGGVCTLVGEPQNLLIGHEMGWHFAEFFLKIAPVSLPVLAAGLVTCVLLEKLRWFGYGTLLPDNVRAVLANYAAEDNAERTSRQRAALLVQGAAALILIAGLAFHIAEVGLIGLMVIVLITAFTGITDEHRLGTAFKDAMPFTSLLVVFFAVVAVIHDQQLFAPLIQWVLTLPADQQPGMLFIANGLLSAISDNVFVATIYITEVKQAFISGHMSREHFETLAIAINTGTNLPSVATPNGQAAFLFLLTSAIAPLIRLSYGRMVWMALPYTVVMGVLGWYAVSYWL encoded by the coding sequence TGGTGCTGGAGTTCATCTTCACCCTGGCCATGGCGCTCAAGTGTTACCCGCTGATGCCCGGCGGGTTGCTGCTGATCGAAGCTCTGCTGCTGAAAATGACCACGCCCCAGGCGCTCTATGACGAACTGGTGCACAACTTCCCGGTGATCCTGCTGCTGATGTTCATGGTGGCGGGCATCTACTTCATGAAGGACCTGCTGCTGTTTCTGTTCTCGCGCCTGCTGCTGGGAGTTCGCTCCAAGGCGCTGCTGGCGTTGATGTTCTGTTTCCTGTCAGCGTTTCTCTCGGCGTTTCTCGATGCATTGACCGTGACCGCGGTCATCATCAGCGCGGCCGTGGGGTTTTATTCGGTGTATCACCGCGTCGCCTCGGGCAACGATCCGCGTCAGGACAGTGAGTTCGGCGACGACCGGCAGTTACCGACATTGCACCATGCCGACCTCGAACAATTCCGCGCCTTCCTGCGCAGTCTGCTGATGCACGGCGCGGTCGGCACAGCGTTGGGTGGTGTTTGCACGCTGGTTGGCGAGCCGCAAAACCTGCTGATCGGCCATGAGATGGGCTGGCACTTTGCCGAATTCTTTCTGAAGATCGCCCCGGTGTCGTTGCCGGTGCTGGCAGCGGGCCTGGTGACCTGCGTACTGCTGGAGAAACTGCGCTGGTTCGGTTATGGCACGCTGCTGCCGGACAACGTGCGTGCGGTGCTGGCCAACTACGCCGCCGAAGACAACGCCGAGCGTACTTCGCGTCAGCGCGCTGCGCTGCTGGTTCAAGGGGCGGCGGCACTGATTCTGATTGCCGGGCTGGCGTTTCACATCGCCGAAGTCGGCCTGATCGGCTTGATGGTGATCGTGCTGATCACCGCGTTTACCGGTATCACTGACGAACACCGCCTCGGCACCGCCTTCAAGGACGCCATGCCGTTCACCTCGCTGCTGGTGGTATTTTTCGCCGTGGTGGCGGTGATTCACGATCAGCAGCTGTTCGCGCCGCTGATCCAGTGGGTATTGACGCTGCCGGCGGATCAACAGCCGGGCATGCTGTTTATTGCCAACGGCTTGCTGTCGGCCATCAGCGACAACGTGTTCGTCGCGACCATTTACATCACCGAAGTAAAACAGGCATTCATCTCCGGCCACATGAGCCGCGAGCACTTTGAAACCCTGGCGATTGCGATCAATACCGGGACCAACCTGCCGAGCGTGGCGACGCCTAATGGTCAGGCGGCGTTCCTGTTCCTGCTGACCTCGGCGATTGCCCCGCTGATTCGTCTGTCGTACGGGCGGATGGTGTGGATGGCGCTGCCATACACCGTGGTGATGGGGGTTCTTGGCTGGTACGCGGTAAGTTACTGGCTGTAA